In Pikeienuella piscinae, the sequence TGCATCTCCTTCAGGAACCGCAGCCGTCGCGTCGTCCCGCCGCCCGCGCTCCATTTCCCGCGACCGCCGGAGCCGCGACGAATGTGGAAATCCTCCAGCAGCACGGGGAAGCGATGCTCCAGCACCTCCGGGTCGGTCAGCCGCGAATTGGTCATGTGGACCTGCACCGCATCGGCTCCGTCGAATCCCTCGCCCGCCGGCGTCCCCGAGCAGATCGTCTCGTAATACTGATACTGGTCGTCGCCGAAGGTGAGGTTGTTCATCGTGCCCTGGCTCGCCGCCATCGCGCCGAGCGCAGCGAAAAGCGTGTTGGTGACATGCTGCGAGGTCTCCACATTCCCCGCCACCACCGCCGCCGGGTATGTGGGGCGGAGCATGCAGTCGTCGGGGATCACGATCCGGATCGGGCGCAGGCACCCGGCGTTCATCGGGATGTCGCCGGCCACCATCACCCTGAAGCAATAGAGGACCGCCGCCCGCGTCACCGGCTCCGGGGCGTTGAAGTTCGTCTCCTGCACCCTTGATGTTCCGGTGAAATCCACCACCGCCTCGCGCGCCTCGCGGTCGACGCTGATCTTCACCCTGATCCGCGCGCCCTGGTCGGTGACCGTCTCCGCCTCGGCGTCGTGCAGCGCATCGATGACCCGGCGCACGCTTTCGGCGGCGTTGTCCTGGACATGGCCCATATAGGCCTTGACGACATCCAGCCCGAAATGGCCGACCATGCGCCTCAACTCCCGCACGCCCTTCTCGTTGGCGGCGATCTGCGCCTTGAGGTCGGCGACATTCTGATAGGGGTTGCGCGCCGGCCACGAATGATCGGTCAGCACTTCGACCAGCGCCGCCTCGCGAAACCGCCCCTGCTCCACCAGCAGGAAATTGTCGAAGAGCACCCCCTCCTCATCGACATTCGTCGCCAGCGGCGTCATCGAACCCGGCGCCGAGCCGCCGACATCGGCGTGATGCCCGCGCGACGCGACATAGAACAGGATGGTCTCGTCGGCTTCATCGAAAACCGGCGTGACCACAGTGATGTCAGGCAGATGCGTGCCGCCGTTGTAAGGCGCGTTGAGCGCGAAGACGTCACCCGGCCGCATCTCGGGGTTCTGCGCGATGATCGACTCAACCGAGCGGTCCATCGAGCCGAGATGCACCGGCATGTGCGGCGCGTTGGCGACGAGCGAGCCGTCGCCCGCGAAAACCGCGCAGGAAAAATCGACTCGCTCCTTGATGTTCACCGAGTAGGCGGTGTTCTGAAGCGTGACGCCCATCTGCTCGGCGATCGACATGAAGAGGTTGTTGAACACCTCCAGCATCACCGGGTCGGCCTCCGTCCCGATCGCCTGCGCCTTCGGCAGCGGCTCCACCCGGCGCAGCCGGATATGGTTCAGCGCCGTCACCTCCGCCCGCCAGCCGGGCTCGATCACCACCGTCTGGTGCGGCTCGACGATCATCGCCGGACCGTTCACCCTGCATCCCGGCCGCATCGCGGCCCGGTCGGCGTGGATCGCGGCCTCGCGCCACGCCCCGCCGGTGAAGATCCTCGCGCGCCCTTCCGGCTCGCGCTCATGCGTCTTCGCCTCCGCCGACGGCTCGTCGATCTTCGCGCCGCCGCCCACGGCTTCGACCTCCGCGGCCTCGATCACCACCGGCTTGTCGTCGAAGGCGAAGCCGAACTGCGCCCTGTGCGCCGCCTCGAACGCCGCGCGCATCTCCTCCTCGGCTCCGAAGGCGACCTGCAGCGGCGTGTCGGTCCCGTCATATCTGAGATGCAGCCGCTCGATCGCGCGGATCTCTCCGCGCGCGACGCCCTGCCCCGCGACCTCGTCCACCGCCGCCGCGCGCAATGCGTCGATCAACTCCGCCGCCGTCTCCAGCGCATCCGCGTCGAGCGCCCGCGTCACCGCCTGAACCCGGTTGGCGCGAATATCCGCCAGACCCATTCCATAGGCTGAAAGAATGCCGCTATGCGGATGAATGAGAACGGTTTTCATGCCCAAGGCGTCCGCCACCCGGCAGGCGTGCTGCCCGCCCGCGCCGCCGAACGACGTGAGCGCGTAGCCGGAGACGTCATGCCCCTGCTGAACGCTGATCTTCTTGATCGCGTTCGCCATGTTCTCGACCGCGATGGCGATATAGCCCTCCGCGACCTCCTCGGGCGAACGTCCGTCGCCGATCTCCGCCGCCAGCGCGGCGAAGGCTGCGCGCACCGCCTCGGCGTCCAGTTTCTGGTCCTGTTCCGGCCCGAAGATCGCCGGGAAATTCTCCGGGCGGAGCTTGCCGACCATCACGTTCGCGTCTGTCAGCGCCAGCGGCCCGCCGCGCCGGTAGCATTTCGGCCCCGGATTGGCGCCGGCGCTGTCCGGGCCGACCTTGAAGCGCCCGTCGGCGAAATGGAGGATCGAGCCGCCGCCCGCCGCCACCGTGTGGATCCGCATCATCGGCGCGCGCATCCTGACGCCCGCGACCTCGGTCTCGAAGGCGCGCTCGAAGGCGCCGCTGTAATGACTCACATCGGTGGAGGTCCCGCCCATGTCGAAGCCGATGATCCGTTCCTCGCCGGCCATGCGACTGGTCTCGACCGCCCCGACGACGCCGCCCGCCGGCCCGGAAAGGATCGCGTCCTTGCCCTGGAAAAGCGCGGCCGCCGTCAGCCCGCCGGAGGACTGCATGAACATCAGCCGCGCGCCCCCATCCCCGCCAGGGTTCAGATCCGCGGCGATCCGGTCGACATAGCGTTTCAGGATCGGCGAGAGATAGGCGTCCACCACCGTCGTGTCACCCCGCCCCACCAGCTTCATCAGCGGCGAAACCTCATGGCTGACGCTGACCTGGGAA encodes:
- a CDS encoding hydantoinase B/oxoprolinase family protein; translation: MSDAQWDFWIDRGGTFTDIVARDPSGTIRAHKLLSENPEAYDDAAIQGIRDLMELKAGAPIPAERIAAVKMGTTVATNALLERKGDRTLLIITKGFRDALEIGYQARPDIFAKKVVKPELLYERVIEVDERVRADGEVETAPDAARIRADLKAAREAGTDACAIVLMHAYAFPEHEKIVAELASNAGFSQVSVSHEVSPLMKLVGRGDTTVVDAYLSPILKRYVDRIAADLNPGGDGGARLMFMQSSGGLTAAALFQGKDAILSGPAGGVVGAVETSRMAGEERIIGFDMGGTSTDVSHYSGAFERAFETEVAGVRMRAPMMRIHTVAAGGGSILHFADGRFKVGPDSAGANPGPKCYRRGGPLALTDANVMVGKLRPENFPAIFGPEQDQKLDAEAVRAAFAALAAEIGDGRSPEEVAEGYIAIAVENMANAIKKISVQQGHDVSGYALTSFGGAGGQHACRVADALGMKTVLIHPHSGILSAYGMGLADIRANRVQAVTRALDADALETAAELIDALRAAAVDEVAGQGVARGEIRAIERLHLRYDGTDTPLQVAFGAEEEMRAAFEAAHRAQFGFAFDDKPVVIEAAEVEAVGGGAKIDEPSAEAKTHEREPEGRARIFTGGAWREAAIHADRAAMRPGCRVNGPAMIVEPHQTVVIEPGWRAEVTALNHIRLRRVEPLPKAQAIGTEADPVMLEVFNNLFMSIAEQMGVTLQNTAYSVNIKERVDFSCAVFAGDGSLVANAPHMPVHLGSMDRSVESIIAQNPEMRPGDVFALNAPYNGGTHLPDITVVTPVFDEADETILFYVASRGHHADVGGSAPGSMTPLATNVDEEGVLFDNFLLVEQGRFREAALVEVLTDHSWPARNPYQNVADLKAQIAANEKGVRELRRMVGHFGLDVVKAYMGHVQDNAAESVRRVIDALHDAEAETVTDQGARIRVKISVDREAREAVVDFTGTSRVQETNFNAPEPVTRAAVLYCFRVMVAGDIPMNAGCLRPIRIVIPDDCMLRPTYPAAVVAGNVETSQHVTNTLFAALGAMAASQGTMNNLTFGDDQYQYYETICSGTPAGEGFDGADAVQVHMTNSRLTDPEVLEHRFPVLLEDFHIRRGSGGRGKWSAGGGTTRRLRFLKEMQMAILSSHRIVAPKGLAGGADGLVGKTEVRRLSGENEALKGCDQTVLKPGEAVIVTTPTAGGYGPPE